A window of Bacteroidales bacterium contains these coding sequences:
- the tyrS gene encoding tyrosine--tRNA ligase, which translates to MNFIENLRWRGMLQDIMPGAEEQLQKELTTAYVGIDPTADSLHIGHLVSVMMLKHLQEAGHRPIVLVGGATGMIGDPSGKSLERNLLDEKSINHNMDCIRKQLRKFLDFDSSKENNAIMVNNYDWMKNYSFLEFIRDIGKHITVNYMMSKDSVKKRIIGETRDGMSFTEFSYQLVQATDFLELYKTYNCKLQMGGSDQWGNITTGTDLIRRVLGKEAFGLTCPLITKSDGGKFGKTETGNIWLDPEKTSPYKFYQFWLNCSDDDSEKYIKIFTLFSHEHINEIIEKHKETPHLRLLQKELAKDLTIRVHSEEDYNSAIEASNILFGNSTTENLKSIPVDMLLSVFEGVPQATVSRDAINEGISIVDFLSDTTGFFPSKGEVRRSLKENAISINKNKVDESYIIDSKDIIGNKLILTQKGKKTYYLVLIN; encoded by the coding sequence ATGAATTTTATTGAAAATTTAAGATGGCGCGGAATGTTGCAGGATATAATGCCCGGCGCTGAAGAGCAACTTCAAAAAGAATTAACAACTGCCTATGTTGGAATAGATCCGACTGCCGATTCATTGCATATCGGACATTTAGTAAGCGTAATGATGCTTAAACACTTACAGGAAGCAGGGCACAGGCCTATTGTATTGGTAGGCGGTGCAACAGGAATGATAGGCGATCCTTCCGGAAAATCTCTTGAAAGAAATCTGCTTGATGAAAAATCTATTAATCATAATATGGATTGCATCAGGAAGCAACTTAGAAAGTTTCTGGATTTCGATTCTTCAAAAGAGAATAATGCTATTATGGTGAATAATTACGATTGGATGAAAAATTATTCATTTCTCGAATTTATCCGTGATATTGGAAAGCATATTACCGTTAATTACATGATGTCTAAAGATTCCGTAAAAAAACGCATCATTGGTGAAACCCGTGATGGAATGTCGTTTACAGAATTTTCTTATCAGTTAGTTCAAGCAACAGATTTTCTTGAATTATATAAAACTTATAATTGTAAACTTCAAATGGGAGGTAGCGATCAATGGGGAAATATTACCACAGGCACTGACCTCATCAGAAGAGTTCTAGGTAAAGAAGCATTCGGATTAACCTGCCCTCTTATTACCAAATCCGACGGCGGTAAGTTCGGAAAAACCGAAACAGGTAACATTTGGCTTGATCCTGAAAAAACTTCCCCATACAAATTTTATCAATTCTGGCTTAATTGCTCTGATGATGACTCCGAAAAATATATAAAGATTTTCACTTTATTTTCACATGAACATATTAATGAAATAATTGAAAAACATAAAGAAACTCCCCATTTGAGATTATTGCAAAAAGAATTGGCAAAAGATTTAACTATCCGCGTACACTCCGAAGAAGATTATAACTCTGCTATTGAAGCATCGAATATACTTTTCGGAAACAGTACAACCGAAAATTTAAAAAGCATTCCTGTTGATATGCTTTTATCTGTTTTCGAAGGAGTTCCGCAAGCAACAGTTAGTCGTGATGCAATCAACGAAGGTATCAGCATAGTTGATTTTCTTTCCGACACTACCGGATTCTTTCCGTCAAAAGGAGAAGTCAGACGCTCATTAAAGGAAAATGCAATATCAATCAACAAAAACAAAGTTGATGAATCATATATTATTGATTCAAAAGATATAATCGGGAATAAACTAATATTAACACAAAAAGGTAAAAAGACTTATTACCTCGTATTAATCAATTAG
- a CDS encoding HD domain-containing protein gives MDINAVIRKYFPYGSESYNIYYAHVTAVADTVAKICEHNKHLKINKLFAINASLLHDIGICMVNAPQIHCTGFAPYIQHGIMGRIILEDENINEYSSVCERHIGTGLYKEDIINGKLPLPIKDMYPVSLEEKVVAYADKFFSKSKHNLSKPKEINLIREEIAKHGKKHIDTFDNWCNLFGYEYLY, from the coding sequence ATGGATATTAATGCCGTTATACGAAAATATTTTCCTTACGGATCGGAGTCATATAATATTTATTATGCACATGTTACTGCCGTTGCGGATACTGTTGCAAAAATCTGCGAGCACAATAAACATCTCAAAATAAATAAACTATTCGCAATCAATGCTTCTCTTTTACATGACATTGGGATATGCATGGTTAATGCTCCACAAATTCATTGTACGGGTTTCGCTCCGTATATTCAGCATGGAATTATGGGTAGAATAATTCTCGAAGATGAAAATATTAATGAGTATTCATCTGTTTGCGAAAGACATATCGGAACAGGATTATATAAAGAAGATATTATCAATGGAAAATTACCTTTACCTATTAAGGATATGTATCCTGTAAGTTTAGAAGAAAAAGTTGTTGCTTATGCTGATAAATTTTTCTCAAAATCAAAACACAATCTTTCAAAACCGAAGGAAATAAATCTGATTCGAGAGGAAATTGCTAAACACGGAAAGAAACATATTGATACTTTCGACAATTGGTGTAATTTGTTTGGTTACGAATATTTATATTAA
- a CDS encoding 1-deoxy-D-xylulose-5-phosphate reductoisomerase yields the protein MRRKKIGILGSTGSIGTQTLEIIKNYTELFSVEALSAGNNAELLIKQALEFNPNAVVIADKNKYRYVADILQPKGIKVYTGEESVNKFCDVAEMDLIVHGITGFAGFSPTYYAILAGKDIALANKESLVVGNEMIMKLAQKHKVAILPVDSEHSAIFQCIQGESLNMIERIILTASGGPFRNSSHIDLKNVTPEMALKHPTWNMGAKITIDSASLMNKGFEIIEAKLLFDIDVSKIDVVVHPQSIIHSMVEFEDGSIKAQMGYPSMRIPIQYAITYPYRIKSDSISFNFNNLTGLTFEQVDNNKFPCINLAREACNIGGSMTAVLNAANEVAVYAFLDNKIKFTDIPKIIEKAMESHTVISDPSYDDLIAINEEIKSKFSNTDFIDS from the coding sequence ATGAGGCGGAAAAAAATAGGAATACTCGGTTCCACAGGCTCAATTGGGACACAAACTTTAGAGATAATAAAAAATTATACTGAATTATTTTCTGTTGAAGCCTTGTCGGCAGGAAATAATGCCGAATTGTTGATAAAACAAGCTTTGGAATTTAATCCGAATGCCGTAGTAATAGCCGATAAGAATAAATACAGATATGTTGCCGATATACTTCAACCAAAGGGAATAAAAGTATATACAGGGGAAGAATCCGTTAACAAATTCTGTGATGTCGCAGAAATGGATTTAATTGTTCATGGTATTACCGGATTTGCAGGATTTTCACCGACATATTATGCAATTCTCGCAGGCAAGGATATTGCTCTTGCAAATAAGGAAAGTCTCGTTGTCGGTAATGAAATGATTATGAAACTTGCACAAAAACATAAGGTTGCAATACTTCCTGTAGATTCCGAACATTCTGCTATTTTTCAATGTATTCAAGGAGAATCGCTTAATATGATCGAACGAATTATTCTTACCGCCTCCGGCGGACCGTTCAGAAATTCCTCTCATATAGATTTAAAAAATGTTACTCCCGAAATGGCTCTAAAACACCCTACTTGGAATATGGGCGCAAAAATTACTATTGATTCGGCAAGTCTTATGAATAAAGGATTCGAAATTATTGAAGCCAAACTTCTCTTTGATATTGATGTAAGTAAAATTGATGTTGTAGTTCATCCCCAGTCAATAATTCATTCTATGGTTGAGTTTGAAGACGGCTCTATTAAGGCGCAAATGGGTTATCCATCAATGAGAATACCTATTCAATATGCCATTACTTATCCCTACCGCATTAAATCCGACAGCATCTCATTTAATTTCAACAATTTAACAGGTCTGACTTTTGAACAAGTCGATAATAATAAATTCCCGTGCATAAACTTAGCAAGAGAAGCTTGTAATATAGGTGGAAGCATGACTGCGGTATTAAATGCTGCCAATGAAGTTGCTGTTTACGCTTTCTTGGATAATAAAATTAAATTTACCGATATTCCCAAAATTATTGAGAAGGCAATGGAAAGTCATACTGTAATTTCCGATCCATCTTATGACGATTTAATTGCAATTAATGAAGAAATAAAATCAAAATTCAGTAATACGGATTTTATCGATTCATAG
- the purN gene encoding phosphoribosylglycinamide formyltransferase, with protein MNIAIFASGNGSNAECIAKHFSQNDNVNIKLILTNKPDAYVIKRAENLNIPCVVFSNAELKDKDGILKILKKNNIDLIILAGFLLLIPDFIIDNYPDKIINIHPALLPKFGGKGMYGMNVHKAVIDAKEKESGITIHYLNDSYDEGKIISKINCKISDDDTPESLAEKIHALEYKYYPIVIDDLIKKMNL; from the coding sequence ATGAATATTGCTATCTTCGCTTCGGGTAACGGCTCTAATGCTGAATGTATTGCCAAACATTTTTCACAAAATGATAATGTCAATATTAAATTGATATTAACTAATAAACCGGATGCATACGTTATCAAAAGAGCTGAGAATCTAAATATTCCGTGCGTTGTATTTTCAAATGCAGAATTAAAAGATAAAGACGGAATTCTAAAAATACTTAAAAAAAATAATATTGATTTAATTATTCTCGCAGGCTTTTTACTTCTCATACCTGATTTCATTATTGATAATTATCCGGATAAAATCATTAATATTCACCCCGCACTTCTACCCAAATTCGGAGGAAAAGGTATGTATGGAATGAATGTGCATAAAGCTGTTATTGATGCGAAAGAGAAAGAGAGCGGTATTACAATTCATTATTTAAATGATAGTTATGACGAAGGGAAGATTATTTCTAAAATAAATTGCAAAATTTCGGATGATGACACCCCGGAATCGCTCGCTGAAAAAATACACGCGCTTGAATATAAATATTATCCGATTGTAATTGACGATTTGATAAAAAAAATGAATTTATAA